From one Bradyrhizobium sp. Ash2021 genomic stretch:
- the murA gene encoding UDP-N-acetylglucosamine 1-carboxyvinyltransferase — MPPIQYIVEGGHRLAGTIEPSGNKNSALPIIAASLLTEHPVTLENVPRIRDTETLVELVRSVGASAEWQQRNTLVIHAKDIRAADLDPELCARIRASILLAGPLLARCGEVALPPPGGDVIGRRRLDTHFLAFEQLGATVTATHRLEFRASRLKGADVFLDEPSVTATENALVAAVGAHGTTYLRNAASEPHVQDLAHFLVALGARIEGIGTNTIVIHGPSTLGGARYAIQPDHIEVGSLIGLAAVTRSPLRIARAGVEHLRSIRMGFERLGIVCGVEGDDLVVPSGQAMKIHDDFGGHVPKLEDQPWPAFPADLMSIAIVTATQCDGVILMFEKMFESRMFFVDKLISMGARIVLCDPHRAIVAGPSRLRGAPMTSPDIRAGMAMLLAAVAAEGTSTINNADQIERGYERIEERLNALGAKITRVPERT; from the coding sequence GTGCCGCCCATTCAATACATCGTTGAAGGCGGCCACCGGCTCGCGGGCACGATCGAGCCGTCCGGCAACAAGAATTCCGCGCTGCCGATCATCGCGGCGTCCCTGCTGACCGAACACCCGGTCACGCTGGAAAACGTTCCGCGCATTCGCGACACCGAAACCCTGGTCGAACTGGTCCGCTCGGTCGGCGCATCGGCCGAATGGCAACAGCGCAACACGCTCGTCATTCACGCCAAGGACATCCGCGCCGCCGATCTCGATCCGGAACTGTGCGCGCGGATCCGCGCCTCGATCCTGCTGGCCGGGCCGCTGTTGGCCCGCTGCGGCGAGGTGGCGCTGCCGCCGCCCGGCGGCGACGTCATCGGTCGACGGCGGCTCGATACGCATTTCCTGGCCTTCGAGCAGTTAGGCGCCACCGTCACCGCGACCCACCGGCTGGAATTCCGCGCCTCGCGGCTGAAGGGCGCCGACGTCTTCCTCGACGAGCCCAGCGTGACCGCCACCGAAAACGCGCTGGTCGCCGCCGTTGGCGCCCACGGCACCACCTATTTGCGCAACGCCGCGTCCGAGCCGCATGTGCAGGACCTCGCGCATTTCCTGGTCGCCCTCGGCGCCAGGATCGAAGGCATCGGCACCAACACCATCGTGATCCATGGACCGTCGACGCTTGGCGGCGCGCGCTACGCAATCCAGCCCGACCACATCGAGGTCGGCTCGCTGATCGGGCTTGCCGCGGTGACGCGGTCGCCGCTTCGGATCGCGCGCGCCGGCGTCGAGCATTTGCGCTCGATCCGGATGGGCTTTGAGCGGCTCGGCATCGTATGCGGGGTCGAAGGCGACGACCTCGTCGTGCCGTCCGGCCAGGCCATGAAGATCCACGACGATTTCGGTGGCCATGTGCCAAAACTCGAGGACCAGCCCTGGCCGGCCTTCCCGGCCGATCTGATGTCGATCGCGATCGTCACCGCGACCCAATGCGACGGCGTGATCCTGATGTTCGAGAAGATGTTCGAGTCGCGGATGTTCTTTGTCGACAAGCTGATCTCGATGGGCGCCCGGATCGTGCTGTGCGACCCGCACCGGGCAATCGTGGCCGGGCCTAGCCGGCTGCGCGGCGCGCCGATGACATCCCCCGACATCCGCGCCGGCATGGCCATGCTGCTGGCCGCGGTGGCCGCCGAAGGCACCTCGACCATCAACAATGCCGACCAGATCGAGCGCGGCTATGAGCGCATCGAGGAACGGCTCAACGCGCTCGGCGCGAAGATCACCCGGGTGCCGGAACGGACCTGA
- a CDS encoding endonuclease domain-containing protein: MRREPTDAEAAMWRLLRDRRLSLFKFRRQVPFQDFILDFVCFEKHLILEIDGSQHAASVRDLARETILMTEGFRIARYWNNDVLQQPSAVLEDILAKLAKP, translated from the coding sequence ATGCGCCGCGAGCCCACTGACGCTGAAGCAGCGATGTGGCGGTTGCTCCGCGACCGGAGGCTCTCGCTTTTCAAATTTCGCCGGCAGGTCCCCTTTCAGGACTTTATCCTCGATTTCGTTTGCTTCGAAAAGCATCTCATCCTCGAAATCGATGGCAGTCAGCACGCCGCCTCGGTGCGCGATCTCGCCCGAGAGACTATCTTGATGACTGAAGGATTTCGAATCGCGCGTTACTGGAACAATGACGTGTTGCAGCAACCCTCTGCTGTCCTGGAGGACATTCTCGCAAAGCTCGCCAAGCCGTAA
- a CDS encoding acyltransferase family protein, translating to MSSPSPQYRPDVDGLRAIAVLLVMNYHAFPEAIPGGFIGVDIFFVISGFLITGIIARDLDLKRFSLVGFYVRRIRRIFPALIVVLCAALVLGSLWMLPAAYAQLGSDVFASAAFFANIALLLQSGYFDIESAKKPLLHLWSLGIEEQFYLFWPLLLMLAVRLRLSIVAVASILGVGSFLLNVALIGSDPVATFYLPFTRAFELLAGAVLARGWSGISQTGAAGNLRALIGVGLIAVAAAVLDPHRAFPGWWAILPVAGAALLLSAPGAWFCRVVLASRPLVGIGLVSYPLYLWHWPLLVFFTIIKFNPLTLLERELVLLASGLLAWATYQYVEKPFRFGAPRPRRIFALCTGMVLVAVAGSAIVWGRGFDFRLPAEMHAMANVPTQNSKWRFHRCLLDLSHEMSFADDCVDRSRRPLVLVWGDSTAGALMPGLLKAQQTRNFGIGQLTSSSCIPALNADIPSTPDCRAINDKVLSLVRDIRPDIVLLHGTWEKHLDHVAETVVALKTLTTARVVVLGGVPAWRRGLPSEVLHYFMLHRRLIPARSNAAAQSNGYDAVMRAKLVPLGAEFISASDALCDEDGCVTRIGDSAGDISTSDQVHLTEKGSEYLVNAVIDRLLGGPAPASNPLN from the coding sequence TTGTCTTCACCCTCACCGCAATATCGGCCGGATGTCGACGGCCTCCGGGCCATCGCCGTGTTGCTGGTGATGAACTATCACGCGTTCCCGGAAGCGATACCGGGCGGCTTCATCGGCGTCGACATCTTCTTCGTAATCTCGGGTTTTCTGATCACCGGCATCATCGCGCGCGATCTCGACCTCAAGCGGTTCAGCCTTGTAGGCTTCTACGTCAGGCGGATCAGGCGTATTTTTCCGGCCTTGATCGTCGTGCTCTGCGCGGCGCTGGTGCTGGGCTCGTTATGGATGCTGCCGGCGGCCTATGCGCAGCTCGGCAGCGACGTCTTCGCCAGCGCGGCGTTTTTCGCCAACATCGCGCTGCTGCTGCAGTCCGGCTATTTCGATATTGAATCCGCCAAAAAGCCGCTGCTGCATCTGTGGTCGCTGGGCATCGAGGAGCAATTCTATCTGTTCTGGCCGCTGCTGCTGATGCTGGCCGTCCGCTTGCGCCTGAGCATCGTGGCTGTCGCGTCGATCCTCGGCGTCGGGTCGTTCCTGCTTAACGTGGCGCTGATCGGCTCCGACCCGGTCGCGACCTTCTATCTGCCGTTCACGCGGGCCTTTGAACTGCTCGCCGGCGCGGTCCTGGCGCGCGGCTGGAGCGGGATCAGCCAGACCGGCGCGGCCGGCAATCTGCGCGCCTTGATCGGCGTCGGGCTGATCGCGGTTGCCGCCGCAGTGCTCGACCCCCATCGCGCCTTTCCGGGCTGGTGGGCGATCCTGCCGGTCGCGGGAGCCGCACTGCTGTTATCCGCACCCGGCGCATGGTTCTGCCGCGTCGTACTCGCCAGCCGGCCGCTGGTCGGGATCGGGCTGGTCAGTTACCCCCTCTATCTCTGGCATTGGCCGCTGCTGGTGTTTTTCACCATCATCAAGTTCAACCCGCTGACCCTGCTGGAGCGCGAGTTGGTATTGCTCGCCAGCGGGCTCCTGGCCTGGGCGACCTATCAATACGTCGAAAAGCCGTTTCGATTTGGTGCCCCGCGCCCGCGCAGGATTTTTGCGCTGTGTACCGGCATGGTGCTGGTCGCCGTCGCCGGTTCCGCGATCGTTTGGGGACGCGGTTTCGATTTCCGGCTGCCGGCGGAAATGCACGCGATGGCCAATGTGCCGACCCAAAATTCGAAATGGCGGTTTCACCGTTGCCTGCTCGATCTCAGCCACGAGATGTCATTTGCCGATGACTGCGTCGATCGGAGCCGGCGGCCGCTGGTTCTGGTGTGGGGAGATTCGACCGCAGGCGCGCTGATGCCGGGGCTGCTCAAGGCCCAGCAGACGCGAAATTTTGGCATCGGACAGCTCACCTCCAGTTCCTGCATTCCCGCGTTGAACGCCGACATCCCGTCCACGCCCGACTGCCGCGCCATCAACGACAAGGTGCTGTCGCTGGTCCGCGACATCAGGCCCGATATCGTGCTGTTGCACGGAACCTGGGAGAAGCACCTCGACCATGTGGCCGAAACGGTCGTGGCCCTGAAGACGTTGACCACCGCGCGTGTCGTGGTGCTCGGTGGGGTGCCGGCGTGGCGACGCGGGCTTCCGTCCGAGGTGCTTCACTACTTTATGCTGCATCGCCGGCTGATCCCGGCGCGATCGAACGCCGCCGCGCAATCAAACGGCTATGATGCGGTCATGCGCGCGAAACTGGTTCCGCTCGGCGCCGAATTCATCTCCGCGTCAGACGCGCTGTGCGATGAGGACGGTTGTGTGACCCGCATCGGCGATAGCGCCGGGGACATCTCGACCAGCGATCAGGTCCATCTCACCGAAAAAGGCTCGGAATATCTGGTCAATGCGGTGATCGACCGCCTGCTCGGCGGGCCGGCACCCGCGAGCAACCCGTTAAATTAA
- the dnaN gene encoding DNA polymerase III subunit beta → MKVTVERAQLLKSLGHVHRVVERRNTIPILGNVLIRAENAKLSLKATDLDLEVTETLAAEAGTGGSTTVPAHMFYDIVRKLPDGAQIVLEGDGDRSVLAIRAGRSRFTLQTLPESDFPDLAAGDMTHSFTLAAADVKRLIDRTQFAISTEETRYYLNGIYLHAAGTAKAATLRAVATDGHRLAQIDLALPKGAAGMPGVIVPRKTVGEVQRLIEDNEAEVTIELSQGKIRFTIGNVVLTSKLIDGTFPDYGRVIPQNNDKELIVDKKDFEAAVDRVSTISSERGRAVKLALSPGKLVLSVTNPDSGSATEELEVEYASDALDIGFNSRYLLDIAAQIEGEVAILRLADPGSPTLVQDKDNKGALYVLMPMRV, encoded by the coding sequence ATGAAGGTCACCGTCGAGCGCGCGCAACTCCTGAAATCGCTGGGCCACGTCCACCGCGTGGTCGAGCGCCGCAACACCATCCCGATCCTGGGCAATGTGCTGATCCGCGCCGAAAACGCCAAACTGTCGCTGAAGGCGACCGACCTCGATCTGGAGGTGACCGAAACGCTGGCGGCGGAAGCCGGAACCGGCGGCTCGACCACCGTGCCCGCGCACATGTTCTACGACATCGTCCGCAAATTGCCCGACGGCGCGCAGATCGTGCTGGAGGGCGACGGCGACCGTTCGGTGCTGGCGATCCGCGCCGGCCGTTCGCGCTTCACGCTGCAGACCTTGCCGGAGAGCGATTTTCCCGATCTCGCCGCCGGCGACATGACGCATTCGTTCACGCTGGCCGCGGCCGACGTCAAGCGCCTGATCGATCGCACGCAGTTTGCGATTTCCACCGAAGAGACCCGCTATTATCTCAACGGCATCTATCTGCACGCGGCCGGCACCGCCAAGGCGGCGACGCTCCGTGCGGTTGCCACCGACGGGCATCGTCTGGCGCAAATCGATTTGGCCCTGCCCAAGGGCGCTGCCGGCATGCCCGGCGTGATCGTGCCGCGCAAGACCGTCGGCGAAGTGCAGCGGCTGATCGAGGACAATGAGGCCGAAGTCACGATCGAACTGTCCCAGGGCAAGATCCGCTTCACCATCGGCAATGTGGTGCTGACCTCGAAACTGATCGACGGCACGTTTCCGGATTACGGCCGCGTCATTCCGCAGAACAACGACAAGGAACTGATCGTCGACAAGAAGGATTTCGAGGCCGCGGTCGACCGCGTCTCGACCATTTCGAGCGAGCGCGGCCGCGCGGTGAAACTCGCGCTGTCCCCCGGCAAGCTGGTGCTGTCCGTCACCAATCCGGATTCCGGCAGCGCCACCGAAGAACTCGAAGTCGAATACGCCTCCGACGCGCTCGATATCGGCTTCAATTCGCGCTACCTGCTCGACATCGCCGCCCAGATCGAAGGCGAGGTCGCGATCTTGAGGCTGGCCGATCCGGGTTCGCCGACGCTGGTGCAGGACAAGGACAACAAGGGCGCACTCTACGTGCTGATGCCGATGCGGGTGTGA
- a CDS encoding DUF429 domain-containing protein yields the protein MSTRLAFDRLVHSDWSISPNKRWTAVALRSRDGWLIDSLGQTPALNEFLDFLFDRGRKTLAGFDFPIGLPSFYLEKTGLEYYQLLSDPASHPARLFFTAAETLSDISPAQPFYRRHPRGGRHADLLRALKCKTFSDLLRECDKKTKLRSRAESIFWTVGPKQVGKAALSGWREVLIPALERQARLWPFDGPLSSLDSNILTVAETYPGEAYQHIGMRRTIKKRSQDGRRAGGEAMLAWAFRHRVTFLPIIEQSILHGFGEREDGEDPFDAVAGLCGMIEVSDGRRAEAPGSMTFSKNCEGWILGQIDVPTA from the coding sequence ATGAGTACCCGTCTGGCCTTTGATCGGCTCGTTCATTCGGACTGGAGTATTTCACCGAATAAGCGCTGGACAGCGGTCGCCCTCCGTTCGAGAGACGGTTGGCTGATAGACAGCCTGGGACAGACGCCGGCCCTAAACGAATTTCTAGATTTCCTCTTCGATCGGGGAAGGAAAACGTTGGCGGGCTTCGACTTTCCAATCGGTTTGCCATCATTCTATTTGGAAAAGACAGGATTGGAATATTACCAGCTTCTTTCCGACCCGGCTTCTCACCCGGCTCGACTCTTCTTCACGGCAGCAGAGACTCTGTCCGACATATCTCCAGCTCAACCGTTCTATCGAAGACATCCTCGCGGTGGACGTCATGCGGATCTGCTCCGTGCTCTGAAGTGCAAGACATTCAGCGACCTGCTACGAGAATGCGACAAAAAAACAAAACTCCGATCGAGAGCAGAATCGATCTTCTGGACGGTAGGCCCAAAACAGGTGGGCAAAGCAGCGCTTTCCGGCTGGCGGGAAGTATTGATACCGGCACTCGAGCGCCAAGCCCGTCTCTGGCCATTCGATGGTCCGCTGTCATCGCTTGATTCGAATATCTTGACGGTCGCAGAAACCTATCCCGGCGAAGCCTACCAGCACATTGGTATGCGGCGTACGATCAAGAAACGCTCCCAAGATGGGCGGAGGGCTGGCGGCGAGGCAATGTTGGCGTGGGCGTTTAGGCACAGAGTGACGTTTTTGCCGATTATCGAGCAGTCCATACTGCATGGTTTTGGCGAACGGGAAGACGGCGAGGACCCATTCGACGCCGTTGCTGGGCTTTGCGGAATGATCGAAGTCTCCGACGGGCGCCGGGCGGAGGCGCCTGGTTCGATGACGTTCTCAAAAAATTGCGAAGGTTGGATTTTGGGCCAGATTGACGTCCCCACCGCTTAA
- the dnaA gene encoding chromosomal replication initiator protein DnaA, producing the protein MTNIEQDRWSRVKGRLRSSVGEDVYTSWFARMDLESVQDESVHLSVPTRFLKSWIQAHYADRVLTCWQAEMPEVHRVDLTVRTAMRCAAPVKEAPAPADQRRPERADGRPASELRATATAPVSASHDALGGSPLDPRLTFASFVIGRSNTLAHAAARQVAEGRRGDAVMFNPLYIHAGVGLGKTHLLQAVTWAGNSGAERKVLYLTAEKFMYGFVAALKTQTALAFKEALRGIDVLVIDDLQFLQGKSTQAEFCHTLNALIDAGRQVVIAADRPPSDLESLDDRVRSRLAGGLVVEMGSLGEELRLGILKSRVAAARAHHASFDVPEPVLDYLARTITHNGRDLEGAINRLLAHSKLNAQPVTLEMAEREVRDLIRPQEPKRIKIEDIQRVVARQYNVSRSDLLSSRRTANVVRPRQVAMYLAKTLTLRSLPEIGRRFGGRDHTTVLHAVRKIEALVARDTALSEEVESLKRQLQE; encoded by the coding sequence ATGACAAATATCGAACAGGATCGCTGGTCGCGGGTAAAAGGCCGGTTGCGCTCGAGCGTCGGCGAAGACGTCTATACGAGCTGGTTTGCGCGCATGGACCTGGAGAGCGTGCAGGACGAAAGCGTCCATCTGTCGGTGCCGACCCGGTTCCTCAAGAGCTGGATCCAGGCGCATTACGCCGACCGCGTTCTGACCTGCTGGCAGGCCGAAATGCCGGAAGTGCATCGGGTCGATCTCACCGTGCGCACGGCGATGCGCTGCGCGGCCCCGGTCAAGGAAGCCCCTGCGCCGGCCGATCAACGCCGTCCCGAGCGCGCCGACGGCCGTCCCGCGTCCGAATTGCGCGCCACCGCGACCGCGCCGGTGTCCGCCAGCCATGATGCGCTGGGCGGCTCGCCGCTCGATCCGCGCCTGACATTCGCAAGTTTCGTGATCGGCCGCTCCAACACGCTGGCGCACGCCGCCGCGCGTCAGGTCGCCGAAGGCCGGCGCGGCGATGCCGTGATGTTCAATCCGCTCTACATCCACGCCGGCGTAGGCCTCGGCAAAACCCATCTGTTGCAGGCGGTGACATGGGCCGGCAACTCGGGCGCCGAACGCAAGGTGCTTTATCTCACCGCCGAGAAGTTCATGTACGGCTTCGTCGCCGCGCTCAAAACGCAGACAGCGCTGGCGTTCAAGGAGGCACTGCGCGGCATCGACGTGCTCGTGATCGACGATTTGCAGTTCCTGCAGGGCAAATCGACCCAGGCCGAGTTCTGCCACACGCTGAATGCGCTGATCGACGCCGGCCGCCAGGTGGTGATCGCCGCCGACCGTCCGCCGTCCGATCTCGAAAGCCTCGACGACCGGGTCCGCTCGCGGCTGGCCGGCGGCCTCGTCGTGGAGATGGGCTCGCTCGGAGAAGAGCTGCGGCTCGGAATCCTGAAATCGCGCGTCGCCGCGGCCCGCGCCCATCATGCGAGCTTCGACGTGCCGGAACCGGTGCTGGATTATCTGGCGCGGACCATCACCCATAACGGCCGTGACCTCGAAGGCGCCATCAACCGCCTGCTGGCGCACTCCAAGCTCAATGCCCAGCCGGTGACGCTGGAAATGGCCGAGCGCGAAGTCCGCGACCTGATCCGTCCGCAGGAGCCGAAGCGGATCAAGATCGAGGACATTCAGCGGGTGGTGGCCCGGCAATATAATGTGAGCCGCTCGGACCTGCTGTCCTCCCGCCGTACCGCGAATGTGGTCCGGCCCCGTCAGGTCGCGATGTATCTGGCCAAGACGCTGACGCTGCGCTCGCTGCCCGAGATCGGCCGCCGGTTCGGCGGGCGCGATCACACCACGGTGCTGCATGCCGTGCGCAAGATCGAGGCACTGGTCGCCAGGGATACGGCGCTGTCCGAAGAGGTCGAATCGCTGAAGCGCCAGCTGCAGGAATGA
- the recF gene encoding DNA replication/repair protein RecF (All proteins in this family for which functions are known are DNA-binding proteins that assist the filamentation of RecA onto DNA for the initiation of recombination or recombinational repair.) yields MTPSRIHRLSLTHFRNYRAASLQARGDVVVLVGPNGAGKTNCLEAISFLSPGRGLRRATLEDVADNQGDGSWAVSAEVEGALGLATLGTGIDAPGSEAASTSRRCRIDREPVSSATAFGDHLRMVWLTPAMDGLFLGAASERRRFFDRLVLAIDSEHSSRVSALERSLRSRNRLLEVRNYDDHWCDAIERETAELAVAVAATRGQTVTKLAAMLRERGEASAFPSAQIMLDGWMENALVSEPATAVEDRYREILRGSRARDAAAGRTLDGPHLTDLQVMYAPKSMAARDASTGEQKALLIGLVLAHATLVAEMTGIVPLLLLDEVVAHLDPNRRKALFEELAKLGAQVWMTGADPAAFTDIGPTGEIFDVESGQIARRA; encoded by the coding sequence ATGACCCCCTCACGCATCCACCGGCTGTCGCTGACGCACTTCCGCAATTATCGCGCGGCGAGTTTGCAGGCGCGCGGCGATGTCGTGGTGCTGGTCGGGCCGAACGGCGCCGGCAAGACCAATTGCCTCGAGGCGATCTCGTTTCTGTCGCCGGGACGCGGGCTGCGGCGCGCCACGCTGGAAGACGTCGCCGACAATCAGGGCGACGGCTCCTGGGCGGTCTCCGCCGAAGTCGAGGGCGCGCTGGGTCTGGCCACGCTCGGCACCGGCATCGACGCGCCCGGCAGCGAGGCGGCCTCGACCAGCCGGCGCTGCCGCATCGACCGCGAGCCGGTGAGCTCGGCAACCGCCTTCGGCGATCATTTGCGCATGGTGTGGCTGACGCCCGCGATGGACGGGTTGTTCCTCGGCGCCGCGTCCGAGCGCCGGCGGTTCTTCGACCGGCTGGTGCTGGCGATCGACAGCGAACATTCCAGCCGCGTTTCGGCACTGGAGCGCTCGTTGCGCTCGCGCAACCGGCTGCTCGAGGTGCGCAATTACGACGACCATTGGTGTGACGCGATCGAGCGCGAAACCGCCGAACTGGCGGTCGCGGTCGCAGCCACCCGCGGCCAGACCGTCACCAAACTCGCGGCCATGCTGCGCGAGCGCGGCGAGGCTTCGGCCTTTCCCTCGGCGCAGATCATGCTCGACGGCTGGATGGAAAATGCGCTGGTCAGCGAGCCCGCGACCGCGGTGGAGGATCGCTACCGCGAGATCCTGCGCGGCAGCCGCGCGCGCGACGCTGCGGCCGGACGCACGCTGGACGGCCCGCACCTCACTGACCTTCAGGTGATGTATGCGCCAAAGAGCATGGCGGCCCGCGACGCCTCCACCGGCGAACAAAAGGCGCTGCTGATTGGCCTGGTGCTGGCGCATGCCACGCTGGTGGCCGAGATGACCGGCATCGTGCCGCTGCTGCTGCTCGACGAGGTGGTGGCGCATCTCGATCCCAACAGGCGCAAGGCGCTGTTCGAGGAACTGGCAAAACTCGGCGCCCAGGTCTGGATGACCGGCGCCGACCCTGCGGCGTTCACCGATATCGGCCCAACCGGCGAGATTTTCGACGTGGAATCGGGCCAGATCGCCCGCCGCGCCTGA
- the gyrB gene encoding DNA topoisomerase (ATP-hydrolyzing) subunit B — protein sequence MTEPARQTPADTEHPIPVEYGAESIRVLKGLDAVRKRPGMYIGDTDDGSGLHHMVYEVVDNAIDEALAGHATAVEVVLNADGSVTVRDDGRGIPVDIHKGEGISAAEVIMTQLHAGGKFDQNSYKVSGGLHGVGVSVVNALSSKLQLRVWRDGKEHFIEFAHGDAVAPLKTVGEANGKRGTEVTFLASTETFTNVEYDFATLEHRLRELAFLNSGVNIVLSDMRHAVEKREAMRYDGGVEEFVKYLDRNKKAMVPAPIMVRSEMNGIGVEAALWWNDSYHENVLCFTNNIPQRDGGTHLAGFRGALTRQVNGYAEANAKKEKIALTGDDCREGLTAVLSVKVPDPKFSSQTKDKLVSSEVRPVVENVLNEALAAWFEEHPTEARVIVGKVIQAAAAREAARKARELTRKNPLSVSSLPGKLADCQEKDPAKSELFIVEGDSAGGSAKMGRNREFQAVLPLRGKILNVERVRPDKMLSSEQIGTLITALGTGISDDFSIDKLRYHKIIVMTDADVDGAHIRTLLLTFFYRQMREVIDGGYLYIAQPPLYKVSRGKSEQYLKDERALEDYLIDTGLDDCVYKSGTGEDRAGSDLRALVEDARVIRALLRNLHSRYNRKVIEQATIAGVLRSDIYGDLERANAAAAYIATRLDDLTEEVERGWQGYFTEGQGFRFERTVRGVKEVAVIDDAFLGSADARKLDEYTPKLQKLYAKWGKLRRKDSEDTIHGPVDLFDAVTNAGRKGVTMQRYKGLGEMNPSQLWETTLDTNERSLLQVKIKEVDEADDIFTKLMGDVVEPRRDFIQEHSLSANVDV from the coding sequence ATGACAGAACCTGCCCGGCAGACACCTGCCGACACTGAGCATCCCATTCCCGTCGAATATGGCGCGGAATCGATCCGGGTTTTGAAAGGCCTCGACGCCGTGCGCAAGCGGCCCGGCATGTATATCGGCGATACCGATGACGGTTCCGGCCTGCACCACATGGTCTACGAGGTCGTCGATAACGCCATCGACGAGGCGCTCGCCGGCCATGCCACCGCCGTCGAAGTCGTGCTCAACGCCGACGGCTCGGTGACCGTGCGCGACGACGGCCGCGGCATTCCGGTCGACATCCACAAGGGCGAGGGCATTTCGGCGGCCGAGGTCATCATGACCCAGCTGCACGCCGGCGGTAAATTCGACCAGAATTCCTACAAGGTTTCCGGCGGCCTGCACGGCGTCGGCGTCTCCGTCGTCAACGCGCTGTCGAGCAAGCTGCAATTGCGGGTCTGGCGCGACGGCAAGGAGCACTTCATCGAATTCGCCCATGGCGACGCGGTGGCGCCGCTCAAGACGGTCGGCGAGGCCAATGGCAAGCGCGGCACCGAGGTCACGTTCCTCGCCTCCACCGAAACCTTCACCAATGTCGAATATGATTTTGCGACGCTGGAGCATCGCCTGCGCGAGCTCGCGTTCCTGAATTCCGGCGTCAACATCGTGCTCTCCGACATGCGCCACGCGGTCGAGAAGCGCGAGGCGATGCGTTACGATGGCGGCGTCGAGGAGTTCGTCAAATATCTCGACCGCAACAAGAAGGCGATGGTGCCCGCCCCGATCATGGTCCGCTCGGAGATGAACGGCATCGGCGTCGAGGCCGCCCTGTGGTGGAACGACAGCTACCATGAGAACGTGCTGTGCTTCACCAACAACATCCCGCAGCGCGACGGCGGCACCCATCTCGCCGGCTTCCGCGGCGCGCTGACGCGCCAGGTCAACGGCTATGCCGAGGCCAACGCGAAAAAGGAAAAGATCGCGCTGACCGGCGACGACTGCCGCGAGGGCCTCACCGCGGTGCTGTCGGTGAAAGTGCCGGATCCGAAATTCTCGTCGCAGACCAAGGACAAGCTGGTGTCCTCGGAAGTGCGCCCGGTGGTCGAGAACGTGCTCAACGAGGCGCTGGCCGCGTGGTTCGAGGAACATCCGACCGAGGCCAGGGTGATCGTCGGCAAGGTGATCCAGGCCGCTGCCGCCCGCGAAGCCGCCCGCAAGGCGCGCGAACTGACCCGGAAAAATCCGCTGAGCGTCTCCTCGCTGCCCGGCAAGCTCGCCGACTGCCAGGAAAAGGACCCTGCCAAGTCGGAACTGTTCATCGTCGAGGGTGATTCCGCAGGCGGCAGCGCCAAGATGGGCCGCAACCGCGAATTCCAGGCGGTGCTGCCGCTGCGCGGCAAGATCCTCAATGTCGAGCGCGTACGCCCCGACAAGATGCTGTCTTCCGAACAAATCGGCACGTTGATTACCGCGCTCGGCACCGGCATCAGCGACGATTTTTCGATCGACAAGCTGCGGTACCACAAGATCATCGTGATGACGGACGCCGACGTCGACGGCGCCCACATTCGCACGCTGCTGCTGACCTTCTTCTACCGGCAGATGCGCGAGGTCATCGACGGCGGCTACCTCTATATCGCGCAGCCGCCGCTCTACAAGGTCTCGCGCGGCAAGTCCGAGCAATACCTGAAGGACGAGCGCGCGCTGGAAGATTACCTGATCGATACCGGGCTGGACGACTGTGTCTATAAATCGGGGACGGGCGAAGATCGGGCGGGCAGCGACCTCCGAGCGCTGGTCGAGGATGCCCGCGTCATCCGCGCCCTGCTGCGCAACCTGCACAGCCGCTATAATCGGAAGGTGATCGAGCAGGCAACTATTGCGGGCGTGCTGCGGTCGGATATTTATGGCGATCTGGAACGAGCCAATGCTGCGGCAGCTTACATAGCCACCCGGCTCGATGATCTTACTGAAGAGGTTGAGCGCGGCTGGCAGGGATATTTCACCGAGGGTCAGGGCTTCCGATTCGAGCGCACCGTGCGCGGCGTGAAGGAAGTTGCCGTCATCGACGATGCGTTCCTGGGCTCGGCCGACGCGCGCAAACTCGACGAATATACGCCGAAGTTGCAGAAGCTCTATGCGAAGTGGGGCAAGCTTCGTCGGAAGGACTCCGAGGACACCATTCACGGTCCCGTCGACCTGTTCGACGCGGTCACCAACGCCGGCCGCAAGGGCGTGACGATGCAACGCTACAAAGGCCTTGGCGAGATGAACCCCTCCCAGCTCTGGGAAACCACGCTCGATACCAACGAGCGCTCGCTGCTGCAGGTCAAGATCAAGGAGGTCGACGAGGCCGACGACATCTTCACCAAGCTGATGGGCGACGTGGTCGAGCCGCGCCGCGATTTCATCCAGGAACATTCACTCAGCGCCAACGTCGACGTGTAA